One region of Hoeflea sp. 108 genomic DNA includes:
- the mgtE gene encoding magnesium transporter, producing the protein MEAQQDHMHGAAAADASAEIYGEDGVILASFLAHIGAAIADRDTLTLKRDVAGLHQSELGDLLEALLPEQRLALVELMGSDFDFSALTEVDEAIRLDIVDNLPNEQIAQAVQELDSDDAVYILEDLDAEDQNEILAQLPFTERIRLRRSLDYPEESAGRRMQTEFVAVPPFWTIGQTIDYLRDDKDLPERFSQVFVIDPTFKLLGAVDLDQILRTKRAVKIDEIMHETRHAIPATMDQEEAAREFEQYDLLSAAVVDENERLVGVLTIDDVVDVIQQEAEEDLLRMGGVGDEELSDTVASISKSRVPWLFVNLCTAFISASVISMFGATIEEMVALAALMPIVASLGGNAGTQTMTVTVRALATRDLDIYNAGRVIRREVMVGLLNGTIIATLLGLVAGFWFHNADLGFVIAAAMIVNMLAAALGGILIPLLLDKLGADPAISSSIFTTMITDVIGFLAFLSFATWWLHLGAGAG; encoded by the coding sequence ATGGAAGCCCAGCAAGATCATATGCACGGCGCCGCCGCCGCAGATGCCTCCGCCGAAATCTACGGCGAGGACGGGGTTATCCTTGCCTCGTTCCTGGCGCATATCGGCGCGGCGATCGCCGACCGTGACACGCTCACGCTGAAGCGTGACGTCGCCGGGCTTCACCAGTCCGAACTCGGCGACCTGCTCGAAGCCTTGCTGCCCGAACAGCGCCTGGCGCTGGTCGAGCTCATGGGGTCGGACTTCGACTTCTCGGCGCTGACCGAAGTCGACGAGGCGATCCGCCTCGACATCGTCGACAACCTGCCCAACGAGCAGATCGCCCAGGCGGTGCAGGAATTGGATTCCGACGACGCCGTCTACATTCTGGAAGATCTCGACGCCGAGGATCAGAACGAGATCCTGGCGCAACTGCCCTTCACCGAGCGCATCAGGCTTCGGCGCTCGCTGGATTACCCGGAAGAATCGGCCGGCCGGCGCATGCAGACGGAATTCGTCGCGGTGCCGCCGTTCTGGACCATCGGCCAGACCATCGACTATCTGCGCGACGACAAGGACCTGCCGGAGCGTTTCAGCCAGGTTTTCGTCATCGATCCGACCTTCAAGCTGCTTGGGGCGGTCGACCTGGACCAGATCCTGCGCACCAAGCGGGCGGTAAAGATCGACGAGATCATGCACGAGACCCGCCACGCGATCCCGGCGACAATGGACCAGGAGGAGGCGGCGCGCGAGTTCGAGCAGTACGATCTTCTGTCCGCTGCCGTCGTCGATGAGAACGAGCGATTGGTGGGCGTGCTGACCATCGACGACGTGGTCGACGTCATTCAGCAGGAGGCCGAAGAAGATCTTCTGCGCATGGGCGGCGTCGGCGACGAAGAGCTGTCGGACACGGTCGCATCCATTTCGAAGTCGCGCGTGCCGTGGCTGTTCGTCAATTTGTGCACGGCCTTCATTTCGGCTTCCGTCATCAGCATGTTCGGCGCGACGATCGAAGAGATGGTGGCGCTGGCGGCGCTGATGCCGATCGTCGCCTCGCTCGGCGGCAACGCCGGCACCCAGACGATGACGGTGACCGTGCGGGCGCTGGCGACGCGCGATCTCGACATCTACAATGCCGGCCGCGTCATTCGCCGCGAGGTCATGGTCGGACTGCTCAACGGCACCATCATCGCCACGCTTCTGGGGCTGGTCGCCGGCTTCTGGTTCCACAATGCCGACCTTGGCTTCGTCATCGCTGCTGCGATGATCGTCAACATGCTGGCGGCCGCGCTCGGCGGCATCCTGATCCCGCTGCTGCTTGACAAGCTCGGTGCCGACCCGGCGATCTCGTCGTCGATCTTCACGACGATGATCACCGACGTGATCGGCTTCCTTGCCTTCCTGAGCTTTGCCACATGGTGGCTACATCTTGGTGCAGGCGCCGGCTAA
- a CDS encoding helix-turn-helix domain-containing protein, with the protein MNIPIGELARRTGVKVPTIRFYEQIGLIAEPPRTEGNQRRYGKTEIDRLNFIRHARELGFEVDHIRELLAMSQEPQASCHQADSIAQSHLLEVDRRIEKLKRLRGELARMIDECGHGRICDCRIIEVLADHGHCATEHVA; encoded by the coding sequence ATGAACATTCCGATTGGCGAATTGGCTCGACGCACCGGGGTAAAAGTGCCGACGATCCGCTTCTATGAGCAGATCGGGCTGATCGCAGAGCCGCCGCGGACCGAGGGCAACCAGCGCCGCTACGGCAAGACGGAGATCGACCGGCTGAACTTCATTCGCCATGCCCGCGAGCTGGGGTTCGAGGTTGACCACATCCGCGAATTGCTGGCCATGTCGCAGGAGCCCCAGGCCTCGTGCCACCAGGCCGACAGCATCGCCCAGTCCCATCTGCTGGAGGTCGACCGGCGCATCGAGAAGCTGAAGCGGCTGCGCGGCGAGCTTGCCCGCATGATCGACGAATGCGGCCATGGCCGCATCTGCGACTGCCGCATCATCGAGGTTCTGGCCGACCATGGCCACTGCGCAACCGAGCATGTGGCCTGA
- a CDS encoding heavy metal translocating P-type ATPase, which yields MNDASIGKTRFRVGGMDCASCATKIENAVTRLPGITEVGISVSAGTMTVSHRGPAPSAEISRQVKALGYSVASLGAARTAEPKAKAHEHGPNCSHDHDHSGHDHSGHDHSGHAHDDHAGHDHKHDHDDHAGHDHSGHDHGPAAAESADTGHNHFDLDDGPWWKTRKARMTIACGAALIAAYAIGQLMPQLGHWAFLVALAVGLIPVARRAYAGAITGTPFSIETLMTIAAVGAVFIGATEEAAMVVLLFLIGELLEGVAARRARASIRGLADLVPKTALVEDGGTTREVPAESLALGSVILIRPGDRVAADGTVVEGSSTLDEAPVTGESVPKLKSVGDQVFAGTINTDAVLKVRVTATSADNTIARVIQLVEEAQESKAPTERFIDRFSRYYTPAVLVVGALVAVMPPLFAGGDWQEWIYKGLAILLIGCPCALVISTPAAIAAGLSAGARRGLLLKGGAVLEGMRRVTSVALDKTGTLTEGKPKVTDIVAVGRPEAKVLSLAAALETGSSHPLALAILGRAKADGVPIPPAAAAKAVAGKGVTGKVGGEEVFLASPKAADEMATLSGELKDQIAAFNAEGKTVSVLLADGRTIGLLAMRDEPRPDAIAALARLKEEGIATVMLTGDNEATARAIGKGLGISVRAGLLPDDKQRIVRELQQQGQIVAKVGDGINDAPALAAADFGVAMGGGTDVALETADAAILHGRVGDIPDMIALSKSVMGNITQNITIALGLKAVFLVTTIAGITGLWPAILADTGATVLVTANAMRLLAWRGR from the coding sequence ATGAACGATGCCAGCATCGGCAAGACGCGTTTTCGCGTCGGCGGCATGGACTGCGCCTCCTGCGCCACCAAGATCGAGAACGCAGTGACCCGCCTTCCCGGGATCACCGAGGTCGGCATCTCTGTCTCGGCAGGCACCATGACCGTGTCCCACCGCGGCCCGGCACCGTCGGCCGAAATCTCCAGGCAGGTCAAGGCGCTCGGCTATTCCGTCGCCTCGCTCGGCGCGGCACGAACCGCCGAGCCCAAGGCAAAGGCACACGAACACGGTCCGAACTGCAGCCACGACCACGATCATTCGGGGCACGATCATTCGGGGCACGATCATTCCGGACATGCTCACGACGACCATGCCGGCCATGATCATAAGCACGATCATGACGACCACGCCGGACACGACCACTCAGGCCACGATCACGGTCCTGCGGCGGCCGAGTCGGCGGACACAGGCCACAACCATTTCGACCTCGACGACGGCCCCTGGTGGAAAACCCGCAAGGCAAGGATGACCATTGCCTGCGGCGCGGCACTGATCGCTGCCTATGCCATCGGCCAGTTGATGCCGCAGCTCGGCCATTGGGCGTTTCTGGTGGCGCTGGCCGTCGGCTTGATTCCCGTCGCCCGGCGCGCCTATGCAGGCGCCATCACCGGCACGCCGTTTTCCATCGAAACGCTGATGACGATTGCCGCGGTGGGTGCGGTCTTCATCGGCGCCACCGAGGAAGCGGCCATGGTGGTGCTGCTGTTCCTCATCGGCGAGCTGCTTGAAGGCGTCGCCGCTCGCCGCGCCCGCGCCAGCATCCGCGGCCTCGCCGACCTGGTCCCAAAGACCGCGCTGGTCGAGGACGGCGGCACGACGCGCGAGGTCCCGGCTGAATCGCTTGCGCTCGGTTCGGTGATCCTGATCCGCCCCGGCGATCGCGTCGCCGCCGACGGCACCGTGGTCGAGGGATCGAGCACGCTGGACGAAGCGCCGGTGACGGGCGAAAGCGTTCCCAAGCTGAAGAGCGTCGGCGATCAGGTCTTTGCCGGCACCATCAACACCGATGCCGTGCTCAAGGTGCGTGTCACCGCGACCTCGGCCGACAACACCATCGCCCGCGTCATCCAGCTGGTCGAGGAGGCCCAGGAGAGCAAGGCGCCGACCGAGCGCTTCATCGACCGCTTCTCGCGCTACTACACTCCCGCAGTGCTCGTCGTCGGCGCCCTAGTAGCGGTGATGCCGCCGCTGTTTGCTGGCGGCGACTGGCAGGAATGGATCTACAAGGGCCTCGCCATCCTTCTGATCGGTTGCCCCTGCGCTCTGGTCATCTCGACGCCCGCGGCAATCGCCGCCGGCCTGTCCGCCGGCGCCCGCCGCGGCTTGCTGCTCAAGGGAGGTGCTGTGCTCGAAGGCATGCGCCGGGTGACCTCGGTAGCGCTCGACAAGACCGGCACGCTGACCGAAGGTAAGCCCAAGGTGACCGATATCGTCGCAGTAGGCCGTCCTGAAGCCAAGGTGCTGTCGCTGGCGGCGGCGCTCGAGACCGGCTCCAGCCACCCCCTCGCACTCGCCATTCTCGGCCGCGCCAAGGCCGATGGCGTGCCGATCCCACCTGCGGCAGCTGCCAAGGCAGTCGCCGGCAAGGGTGTGACCGGCAAGGTCGGCGGCGAAGAAGTCTTCCTGGCCTCCCCCAAGGCCGCTGACGAGATGGCCACTCTGTCCGGCGAGCTCAAGGACCAGATCGCTGCCTTCAACGCCGAGGGCAAGACGGTCTCGGTGCTGCTCGCCGACGGCAGGACGATCGGACTGCTCGCCATGCGCGACGAGCCGCGCCCCGACGCAATCGCCGCCCTCGCCCGGCTCAAGGAAGAAGGCATCGCAACGGTGATGTTGACCGGAGACAACGAGGCCACGGCACGCGCCATCGGCAAAGGCTTGGGCATTTCGGTACGCGCCGGCCTGCTGCCGGACGACAAGCAGCGCATCGTGCGTGAACTGCAGCAGCAGGGACAGATCGTTGCCAAGGTCGGCGACGGCATCAACGACGCGCCCGCACTTGCCGCCGCCGATTTCGGCGTCGCCATGGGCGGCGGCACCGATGTCGCGCTGGAGACCGCAGATGCAGCCATCCTCCATGGCCGTGTCGGCGACATCCCCGACATGATCGCTCTCTCCAAGTCAGTGATGGGCAACATCACCCAGAACATCACCATCGCGCTCGGCCTGAAGGCGGTGTTCCTGGTCACGACCATCGCCGGCATCACCGGCCTGTGGCCGGCGATCCTCGCCGACACCGGCGCAACCGTGCTTGTCACGGCCAATGCAATGAGGCTGCTTGCCTGGCGCGGGCGCTGA
- the lipB gene encoding lipoyl(octanoyl) transferase LipB — protein sequence MTERSLIATSFLPLTGSTPVEWRIEPGLTPYDEALAFMEQRADAIRLGTAGEIVWLVEHPPVYTAGTSAQEEDLVEPNRFPVFKTGRGGEYTYHGPGQRVAYVMLDLKRRREDVRAFVAALEAWIIEALAAFNVKGERREDRVGVWVVRPDRPPLPDGSPAEDKIAAIGIRLRRWVSFHGIAINVEPELGHFSGIVPCGVTDHGVTSLVDLGLPVTMADVDVALKAAFENIFGPSEADADTVRKTA from the coding sequence ATGACCGAACGCAGCCTGATCGCCACGTCGTTTCTTCCCCTGACGGGCTCCACGCCCGTCGAATGGCGAATCGAACCCGGCCTGACGCCCTACGATGAGGCGCTCGCCTTCATGGAACAGCGCGCGGACGCAATTCGCCTGGGCACTGCAGGTGAGATTGTCTGGCTGGTCGAACATCCGCCGGTCTACACGGCAGGCACCAGCGCGCAGGAAGAAGACCTGGTCGAGCCGAATCGCTTTCCGGTGTTCAAGACGGGCCGCGGCGGCGAATACACCTATCATGGGCCAGGTCAGCGTGTGGCCTATGTCATGCTCGACCTCAAGCGCCGCCGGGAAGACGTCCGTGCCTTCGTCGCAGCCCTCGAGGCCTGGATCATCGAGGCGCTCGCCGCCTTCAACGTCAAGGGCGAACGCCGCGAGGACCGCGTCGGCGTCTGGGTCGTCAGGCCGGACCGCCCGCCCCTGCCCGACGGCTCGCCCGCCGAGGACAAGATCGCAGCCATCGGCATCAGGCTGCGGCGCTGGGTCAGCTTCCACGGCATCGCCATCAACGTCGAGCCGGAGCTCGGGCATTTCTCGGGCATCGTCCCATGCGGCGTCACCGACCATGGCGTGACCAGCCTGGTCGACCTCGGCCTGCCGGTCACCATGGCCGACGTCGACGTGGCGCTCAAAGCGGCTTTCGAGAACATCTTCGGTCCGTCGGAAGCTGACGCCGACACCGTTCGCAAGACAGCCTGA
- a CDS encoding lipoprotein-releasing ABC transporter permease subunit, which yields MSQTTADRQAGAGPFSGFERMVAWRYLRSKRKETVISVIASISFLGIMLGVATLIVVMAVMNGFRAELLSRILGINGHLIVTPTDMPLEDYAELARRIDGVPGVKYAIPLIEGQALAQGNVGSGKGALVRGIRGEDLGKITLVANNIKQGSLDGFDMTGGVAIGRRMADNLGMVLGDTISLTSPDGDVTSLGTTPRQQGYPVTAIFDVGMSEYDSSFIYMPLSEAQTYFNSEGRAQSLEVYLDNPDDVEAIKPKVDEAAQRPIFLIDWRERNQSFFSALQVQRNVMFMIVTLIVLVAALNIISGLIMLVKDKGHDIAILRTMGATRGAVMRIFLMTGAAIGTAGTIAGVLLGVVICLNVEHIRQFFSWLSGTVLFNPELYFLNQLPARMDLGETISVAVMALVLSFLATLFPAWRAANLDPVEALRYE from the coding sequence ATGAGCCAGACCACCGCAGACAGGCAGGCTGGCGCCGGACCGTTTTCGGGTTTCGAGCGCATGGTGGCGTGGCGCTATCTGCGTTCGAAACGCAAGGAAACGGTGATCTCGGTCATCGCTTCGATCTCCTTCCTCGGCATCATGTTGGGCGTCGCTACGCTGATCGTCGTGATGGCGGTGATGAACGGTTTCCGAGCGGAGCTGCTGTCGCGGATACTTGGCATCAACGGCCATCTCATCGTCACGCCGACCGACATGCCTCTGGAGGACTATGCCGAGCTTGCCCGGCGGATCGATGGCGTTCCCGGCGTCAAATACGCAATTCCGCTGATCGAAGGCCAGGCCCTTGCGCAAGGCAATGTCGGTTCCGGCAAGGGTGCTCTCGTGCGTGGCATTCGCGGCGAGGATCTTGGCAAGATCACGCTCGTTGCCAACAACATCAAGCAGGGTTCCCTTGACGGCTTCGACATGACTGGCGGCGTCGCAATCGGCCGCCGCATGGCCGACAATCTCGGCATGGTGCTGGGTGACACCATCTCGTTGACATCGCCCGACGGCGACGTCACCTCGCTTGGCACGACGCCGCGCCAGCAAGGTTATCCGGTGACGGCGATCTTCGATGTCGGCATGTCCGAATACGACAGCTCGTTCATCTACATGCCGTTGTCTGAAGCGCAGACCTACTTCAATTCGGAAGGCAGGGCGCAGAGCCTCGAGGTCTATCTCGACAATCCCGACGATGTCGAAGCGATCAAGCCAAAGGTGGACGAGGCAGCGCAGAGGCCAATCTTCCTGATCGACTGGCGCGAGCGCAACCAGAGCTTCTTCTCGGCGCTGCAGGTCCAGCGCAACGTCATGTTCATGATCGTGACGCTGATCGTGCTCGTTGCCGCGCTCAACATCATCTCCGGGCTCATCATGCTGGTGAAGGACAAGGGGCACGACATCGCGATCCTGCGGACGATGGGCGCGACGCGCGGGGCGGTCATGCGAATCTTCCTGATGACGGGCGCTGCGATCGGCACTGCCGGTACTATCGCCGGCGTCCTGCTCGGCGTCGTCATCTGCCTCAATGTCGAGCACATCAGGCAGTTCTTCTCGTGGCTTTCGGGCACAGTTCTGTTCAATCCCGAGCTCTATTTCCTCAACCAGCTGCCTGCCAGGATGGACCTGGGCGAGACCATTTCGGTGGCGGTGATGGCGCTGGTGCTGTCGTTCCTGGCGACCCTGTTCCCGGCATGGCGGGCCGCCAATCTCGATCCGGTCGAAGCGTTGAGGTACGAGTGA
- a CDS encoding ABC transporter ATP-binding protein — protein MATAVIELKGVERHYEQGSRKLTILNDANFSLQAGEMVALVAPSGTGKSTLLHTAGLLERPDVGEVIITGRACGRLSDDQRTAIRRNDIGFVYQFHHLLPEFSALENVMMPQLVKGLKPSDASERAGQLLDYMKIGKRAQHRPSELSGGEQQRVAIARAVANGPALLLADEPTGNLDPVTAGYVFDALSALVRQSGLAALIATHNHELASRMDRRVTLSDGKVVPLR, from the coding sequence ATGGCCACCGCCGTTATCGAGCTCAAGGGCGTCGAACGCCATTACGAGCAGGGATCGCGCAAGCTGACGATCCTCAACGACGCCAATTTTTCGCTGCAGGCAGGCGAGATGGTGGCACTGGTTGCGCCGTCGGGCACAGGCAAGTCCACCCTGCTGCACACGGCCGGCCTGCTGGAACGGCCTGATGTCGGCGAGGTCATCATCACCGGGCGCGCCTGCGGCCGCCTGTCGGACGACCAGCGCACGGCCATCCGCCGCAACGACATCGGCTTCGTCTACCAGTTCCACCACCTCCTGCCGGAGTTCTCGGCGCTGGAGAACGTGATGATGCCGCAGCTGGTGAAGGGGCTCAAACCTTCCGACGCCAGCGAGCGGGCGGGCCAGTTGCTCGACTACATGAAGATCGGCAAGCGGGCCCAGCACCGGCCTTCTGAACTGTCCGGCGGCGAACAGCAGCGCGTGGCGATCGCCCGAGCTGTCGCCAACGGACCGGCATTGCTGCTTGCCGACGAGCCGACAGGCAATCTCGATCCGGTCACGGCGGGCTATGTGTTCGACGCACTGTCGGCGCTTGTGCGGCAGTCGGGGCTGGCGGCGCTGATTGCCACCCACAATCATGAACTGGCCTCGCGCATGGACCGTCGCGTGACCCTGTCTGACGGCAAGGTCGTTCCGCTGCGTTGA
- a CDS encoding lipoprotein-releasing ABC transporter permease subunit, producing MNQAAAAAKPAGAGPFSVFERMVAWRYLRAKRKETVISVIASISFLGIMLGVATLIVVMAVMNGFRAELLTRILGVNGHLIVTPIDTPLEDYAAVADRINGVAGVKYAIPLVEGQVLAQGNIGSGTGALVRGIRGSDLGKVTLVANNIKQGSIVNFDTTDGVVIGRRMAENMGLVLGDSIRLISPDGDVTPMGTTPRAKAYPITGIFEVGMSEYDSSIVFMPLNEAQLYFNSEGKVGSIEIYVDNPDNVDALKTKVEEAAQRPIFLTDWRQRNQTFFSALQVERNVMFMILTLIVLVAALNIISGLIMLVKDKGHDIAILRTMGATRGAVMRIFLMTGAAIGMTGTLAGVLLGVVICLNVERIRQFFSWLSGTVLFNPELYFLSQLPAKMDMGETISVVAMALVLSFLATLFPAWRAAKLDPVEALRYE from the coding sequence ATGAACCAAGCGGCGGCGGCGGCAAAACCGGCCGGAGCAGGGCCGTTCTCTGTCTTCGAACGCATGGTGGCCTGGCGCTACCTGCGGGCGAAGCGCAAAGAAACGGTGATCTCGGTAATCGCCTCGATCTCCTTCCTCGGCATCATGCTGGGGGTTGCGACCCTGATCGTGGTCATGGCCGTGATGAACGGTTTCCGTGCCGAGCTTCTGACCCGCATTCTCGGCGTCAACGGCCATCTGATCGTGACGCCGATCGACACGCCGCTCGAGGACTATGCCGCCGTCGCCGACCGCATCAACGGCGTTGCCGGTGTCAAATATGCAATCCCGCTGGTCGAGGGCCAGGTGCTCGCGCAGGGCAATATCGGCTCGGGTACGGGCGCGCTGGTGCGCGGCATCAGGGGCAGCGATCTCGGCAAGGTCACGCTTGTCGCCAACAACATCAAGCAGGGCTCCATCGTCAATTTCGACACCACCGACGGCGTCGTCATCGGCCGGCGCATGGCCGAAAACATGGGGCTGGTTCTGGGCGACAGCATCCGGCTGATCTCACCTGACGGCGATGTCACGCCGATGGGCACGACGCCGCGGGCCAAGGCCTATCCGATCACCGGCATCTTCGAGGTCGGCATGTCCGAATATGACAGCTCGATCGTGTTCATGCCGCTCAACGAGGCGCAGCTCTATTTCAATTCCGAGGGCAAGGTCGGCTCGATTGAGATCTATGTCGACAACCCTGACAATGTCGATGCGCTCAAGACCAAGGTGGAGGAGGCGGCGCAGCGGCCGATCTTCCTGACCGACTGGCGTCAGCGTAACCAGACCTTCTTCTCGGCTCTGCAGGTCGAGCGCAACGTCATGTTCATGATCCTGACGCTGATCGTGCTGGTGGCGGCCCTCAACATCATCTCCGGCCTGATCATGCTGGTGAAGGACAAGGGCCATGACATCGCGATCCTGAGGACCATGGGCGCGACACGCGGCGCCGTCATGCGCATCTTCCTGATGACGGGTGCCGCCATCGGAATGACCGGCACGCTGGCGGGCGTGCTGCTCGGCGTGGTGATCTGCCTCAATGTCGAGCGCATAAGGCAGTTCTTCTCGTGGCTGTCGGGTACGGTGCTGTTCAATCCCGAGCTCTATTTCCTCAGCCAGCTGCCGGCCAAGATGGACATGGGCGAGACGATATCGGTGGTGGCGATGGCGCTCGTGCTGTCGTTCCTGGCGACCCTGTTTCCAGCCTGGCGCGCTGCCAAGCTCGATCCGGTCGAAGCGTTGAGGTACGAGTGA
- the proS gene encoding proline--tRNA ligase, translating to MRLSRYFLPILKENPREAEIVSHRLMLRAGMIRQQGQGSFSWLPLGKRVLDKICRIVREEQDRAGALEILMPTIQSADLWRESGRYDDYGKEMLRIKDRNERDMLFGPTNEEMVTEIFRSYVKSYKDLPLNLYHIQWKFRDEMRPRFGVMRSREFLMKDAYSFDLDYEGAKAAYNRMFVSYLRTFTRMGLQAIPMRADTGPIGGDLSHEFIILAETGESQVFCHRDFLELPVPGADTDFGNDGEIGGIVQQWTTPYAATEEMHDEAAWAAVPEADKVSARGIEVGHIFHFGEKYSKPMNAKVTGPDGKEHFVSMGSYGIGPSRLIAAIIEASHDENGIIWPEAVAPFDIGLINMKVGDADCDRICGELYGAFEAAGKDVLYDDTDQRAGGKFATADLIGLPWQVIVGPRGAVAGEVEIKNRKTGERVTLPVAEALAKLGAKA from the coding sequence ATGCGTCTGTCGCGCTATTTTCTGCCCATCCTGAAAGAAAATCCCCGCGAGGCGGAAATCGTTTCGCATCGGCTCATGCTGCGGGCCGGAATGATCAGGCAGCAGGGGCAGGGCAGCTTCTCGTGGCTGCCGCTGGGCAAGCGCGTGCTGGACAAGATCTGCCGCATCGTACGTGAAGAGCAGGACCGGGCAGGCGCGCTGGAAATCCTGATGCCGACCATTCAGTCGGCCGATCTGTGGCGCGAAAGCGGTCGCTATGACGACTACGGCAAGGAGATGCTGCGCATCAAGGACCGCAACGAGCGCGACATGCTGTTCGGCCCGACCAACGAAGAGATGGTGACGGAAATCTTCCGCTCCTACGTCAAGTCCTACAAGGATCTGCCACTCAACCTCTACCATATCCAGTGGAAGTTCCGCGACGAGATGCGTCCGCGCTTCGGCGTCATGCGCAGCCGCGAATTCCTGATGAAGGACGCCTATTCGTTCGACCTCGACTACGAGGGCGCGAAGGCTGCCTACAACCGCATGTTCGTGTCGTATCTGCGCACCTTCACGCGCATGGGCCTGCAGGCGATCCCGATGCGCGCCGACACCGGTCCCATCGGCGGCGATCTCAGCCACGAATTCATCATCCTGGCTGAAACCGGCGAAAGCCAGGTGTTCTGCCATCGCGACTTCCTCGAACTGCCGGTGCCGGGCGCCGATACCGATTTCGGTAATGACGGCGAGATCGGCGGCATCGTCCAGCAGTGGACGACGCCATACGCTGCGACCGAAGAGATGCACGACGAGGCGGCCTGGGCCGCCGTGCCGGAAGCAGACAAGGTGTCGGCGCGCGGCATCGAGGTCGGCCACATCTTCCACTTCGGCGAAAAGTACTCCAAGCCGATGAACGCCAAGGTGACCGGTCCCGACGGCAAGGAGCATTTCGTGTCGATGGGCTCCTACGGCATCGGCCCGAGCCGCCTGATCGCTGCGATCATCGAGGCGAGCCATGACGAAAATGGCATCATCTGGCCGGAGGCGGTGGCGCCGTTCGACATCGGCCTGATCAACATGAAGGTCGGCGACGCCGATTGCGACCGCATCTGCGGCGAGCTCTACGGGGCCTTCGAGGCTGCCGGCAAGGACGTGCTCTACGACGACACCGACCAGCGCGCCGGCGGCAAGTTCGCCACCGCCGACCTGATCGGCCTGCCGTGGCAGGTGATCGTCGGTCCGCGCGGTGCTGTGGCCGGCGAAGTCGAGATCAAGAACCGCAAGACCGGCGAGCGCGTGACGCTGCCGGTGGCGGAGGCTCTGGCCAAGCTGGGCGCCAAGGCATGA
- a CDS encoding DUF1467 family protein, with product MTWISIIAMYFVFWWLTLFAILPFGVKTQDDDNNVVPGTEASAPRGPHMLRAMFWTTIVTAVLMGAFYGVTRGLGYSINDIPLMLPKID from the coding sequence ATGACCTGGATTTCAATCATTGCCATGTATTTCGTCTTCTGGTGGCTGACCTTGTTCGCCATCCTGCCTTTCGGCGTGAAGACGCAGGACGATGACAACAACGTCGTGCCGGGCACAGAGGCGAGTGCGCCGCGTGGCCCGCACATGCTGCGCGCGATGTTCTGGACGACGATCGTCACGGCCGTGCTGATGGGCGCCTTCTATGGCGTAACCCGTGGCCTCGGCTACAGCATCAACGACATTCCGCTGATGCTGCCGAAGATCGACTGA
- the mce gene encoding methylmalonyl-CoA epimerase, which yields MLGRLNHVAIAVPDLAAASAVYRNTLGATVTEPQALPEHGVTVVFIDVGNTKIELLEPLGEGSPIAAFLEKNASGGMHHVCYEVDDILAARDHLKASGARVLGDGNPKIGAHGKPVLFLHPKDFQGTLVELEQA from the coding sequence ATGCTCGGACGTCTCAATCACGTCGCCATCGCGGTGCCGGACCTGGCTGCGGCGAGTGCGGTCTATCGCAATACGCTCGGCGCCACGGTGACCGAGCCGCAGGCGCTGCCCGAGCATGGCGTGACCGTCGTCTTCATCGACGTCGGCAACACCAAGATCGAGCTGCTCGAGCCGTTGGGCGAGGGCTCGCCCATCGCGGCCTTCCTCGAGAAGAACGCATCGGGCGGCATGCACCATGTCTGCTACGAGGTCGACGACATCCTGGCTGCGCGCGACCATCTCAAGGCGTCGGGCGCCCGTGTGCTCGGCGACGGCAATCCGAAGATCGGTGCCCATGGCAAGCCGGTGCTGTTCCTGCATCCCAAGGACTTCCAGGGCACGCTCGTGGAGCTCGAACAGGCATGA